A genomic region of Catalinimonas niigatensis contains the following coding sequences:
- a CDS encoding NADP-dependent malic enzyme, with the protein MEGKVQQFRSIKIRREDALNYHTQGQPGKIEVVPTKLLSSQIDLALAYSPGVAEPCKEIAADKENVYKYTAKGNLVGVISNGTAVLGLGNIGPEASKPVMEGKGVLFKKFAGIDVFDLEINVTDPDAFVQIVKSLEPTFGGINLEDIKAPECFEIEERLKKEMNIPVIHDDQHGTAIITGAALTNALEVVNKDFSEVKLVVSGAGASAIACTRLFLSLGVRRENIVMCDINGVLKKGREDLDEIREYFATDRNVNSMAEAMQGADVFLGLSAANIVSQDMIRSMADNPIVFALANPDPEISYDLAVESRDDIIMATGRSDHPNQVNNVLGFPYIFRGALDVRATAINEEMKLAAVKALAKLAKEPTPEIVNKAYSSDKIIFGREYLIPKPLDPRLITTISPAVARAAMDSGVARTHITDWEHYHIELQKRIGIDQKLMSQVISKAKKQPKRVVFAEAEDQKILKAAQILQDEQIAIPILLGNQEKIQSLIEDHKLDLPSCTILDPYYAEEVKIDEYGDRLYEKRKRKGMTRDEARRLMRSRNYFGTAMVEAGEADAFISGLTSDYPKTILPALRVIGVSKEVKRVAGMYIITNKKGPFFFADTTVNVNPTAEELLDVIGLTASSVNSFGITPRIAVLSYSNFGSSKGEVPDKTAKAVALAREKWPEMIIEGDIQANTALNTEMQKEIYPFSLLADEGANTFIFPDLASGNIAYKLLMEVGGAEAIGPILLGMNRPVHILQQGSTIREIVNMVAIAVLDAQAFERIRV; encoded by the coding sequence TTGGAAGGAAAAGTACAACAATTCAGATCGATTAAAATCAGGAGGGAAGATGCGCTTAATTATCATACCCAAGGGCAGCCAGGCAAAATTGAAGTCGTCCCTACCAAACTTTTAAGCTCACAGATTGATTTAGCGCTTGCATACTCACCTGGTGTAGCAGAGCCTTGCAAAGAAATTGCAGCGGATAAGGAAAATGTATATAAGTATACTGCCAAGGGAAATTTGGTGGGTGTGATCTCTAATGGTACAGCCGTCCTTGGATTGGGCAATATAGGGCCGGAAGCCTCCAAACCCGTAATGGAAGGTAAGGGAGTACTCTTCAAAAAATTTGCTGGCATAGATGTGTTTGACCTGGAGATTAACGTAACAGATCCTGATGCATTTGTGCAGATTGTCAAGTCTCTGGAGCCCACTTTTGGAGGAATTAATCTTGAAGATATCAAAGCGCCTGAATGCTTTGAGATAGAAGAACGTCTGAAAAAAGAAATGAATATTCCGGTGATCCATGATGATCAGCATGGAACAGCGATTATCACCGGTGCAGCACTTACCAATGCTCTGGAAGTTGTGAATAAAGATTTTTCAGAAGTAAAATTGGTAGTAAGCGGTGCAGGAGCTTCTGCCATTGCTTGCACTCGTTTATTTTTATCACTGGGAGTACGTCGTGAGAATATAGTAATGTGCGATATTAACGGAGTACTTAAAAAAGGCCGGGAAGATCTGGATGAGATTAGGGAGTATTTTGCTACCGATAGAAATGTAAATTCTATGGCAGAGGCTATGCAAGGTGCAGATGTATTTCTGGGTCTTTCTGCGGCAAATATAGTTTCACAGGATATGATCCGATCTATGGCAGATAATCCAATTGTATTTGCTTTAGCCAATCCTGACCCGGAAATAAGCTATGATCTGGCCGTTGAAAGCCGTGATGATATCATTATGGCTACTGGTCGTTCGGATCACCCTAATCAGGTCAACAACGTACTTGGATTTCCCTATATTTTTAGAGGGGCGTTGGACGTACGTGCTACTGCTATCAATGAAGAAATGAAACTGGCAGCAGTCAAAGCCCTGGCTAAGCTGGCCAAAGAACCTACCCCTGAGATTGTCAATAAAGCCTATAGCAGCGATAAAATTATTTTTGGCAGAGAATACCTCATTCCCAAGCCACTGGACCCCCGCCTGATTACCACCATCTCCCCGGCAGTAGCCAGGGCAGCCATGGATAGTGGAGTAGCCAGAACGCATATCACCGACTGGGAACATTATCACATAGAACTTCAAAAACGTATTGGTATAGACCAGAAGTTGATGTCGCAGGTGATCAGCAAGGCTAAAAAGCAACCCAAGCGGGTGGTATTCGCTGAAGCTGAGGATCAGAAAATTCTTAAGGCTGCCCAGATTTTGCAGGATGAACAAATTGCCATACCCATACTACTGGGAAATCAAGAAAAAATTCAGAGCCTTATAGAAGACCACAAACTTGATTTACCTTCCTGTACCATTTTAGACCCCTACTATGCAGAAGAAGTAAAAATTGATGAATATGGCGATCGGCTGTACGAAAAGAGAAAACGTAAAGGGATGACCCGTGATGAAGCACGTCGTCTGATGCGATCCCGCAATTACTTTGGTACAGCAATGGTAGAAGCAGGAGAGGCAGATGCATTCATTTCCGGTCTTACCAGCGATTATCCCAAAACAATACTGCCAGCCCTTAGAGTCATCGGAGTGAGTAAAGAAGTGAAGCGGGTGGCTGGTATGTATATCATTACCAATAAGAAAGGTCCTTTCTTTTTTGCCGATACCACAGTCAACGTAAACCCTACAGCAGAAGAATTGCTGGATGTGATCGGACTGACTGCTTCATCGGTAAATTCTTTTGGAATTACCCCGCGAATAGCCGTTTTATCTTATTCTAATTTTGGCTCCAGCAAAGGGGAGGTCCCTGACAAAACAGCCAAAGCAGTAGCATTGGCCAGAGAAAAATGGCCAGAAATGATCATTGAAGGTGATATACAAGCCAATACTGCGCTTAATACAGAAATGCAGAAAGAAATTTATCCCTTCAGCCTTCTGGCAGATGAAGGTGCCAATACCTTCATTTTCCCTGATCTGGCTTCAGGAAATATTGCTTACAAATTACTGATGGAAGTAGGAGGTGCAGAAGCAATTGGTCCGATTTTGTTAGGTATGAATCGTCCGGTGCATATTCTTCAACAGGGTAGTACTATCCGGGAAATTGTGAATATGGTAGCTATTGCGGTGTTGGATGCACAAGCATTTGAACGTATACGCGTTTAA
- a CDS encoding ABC transporter ATP-binding protein, translating to MDKEKTSSGDIIDMDVLRRIFRFVKPYKNRFYTLVFLTILVAFLSPALPFLVQKAIDQYIMDGDYQGLVYITIALVGVLILQGVVQYLHTFLSGWLGQYVIRDIRIQLYRHLLNLRLKYFDRTPIGRLVTRNVSDIETLSDIFSQGVAAIIGDMLQIVVILGVMLYIDWKLTLVSLSTLPLLIISTYVFKEKIKVAFNEVRNAVSNLNSFVQEHITGMSIVQIFGSEKLEYDRFTEINEEHKQAHLKSVMYYSVYYPVAEVIQATGIGLLVWYGARGVLHEDVTIGILVAFIMYINMFFRPIRQIADRFNTLQLGIVSSSRILKILDSDEHIPNNGTYTPDNIEGHVVFRNVWFAYNDRDYVLKDINFEVKAGDTLALVGATGAGKSSIINLLNRFYDIKRGEILVDGVEIKEYDLNLLRHHIGLVLQDVFLFSDTIEKNITLGNPNISREKVMEAAELVGAWKFIERLPGGLDYNVMERGATLSVGQRQLISFVRAMVYDPKIIVLDEATSSVDTETEELIQEAITKLMKGRTSIVIAHRLSTIQSASQIMVLDHGEIKERGTHQELLDLKGYYAQLHRLQYKEVV from the coding sequence ATGGATAAAGAAAAAACCAGTAGTGGGGATATCATTGACATGGATGTTCTCCGCAGAATATTCCGGTTTGTCAAGCCTTATAAAAATCGTTTTTATACATTGGTTTTCCTCACCATATTAGTAGCTTTTTTATCACCTGCCTTACCTTTTTTGGTACAAAAAGCTATTGATCAGTATATTATGGACGGTGATTACCAGGGATTAGTATATATCACCATTGCTTTGGTAGGTGTGCTCATTTTGCAGGGCGTTGTCCAATACCTACACACTTTTCTGTCGGGCTGGCTTGGACAGTATGTAATCCGGGATATTCGTATACAACTCTACCGGCATCTATTGAACCTCAGGCTCAAGTACTTTGACCGCACTCCTATCGGCCGCCTCGTAACTCGTAATGTCTCCGACATAGAAACACTATCCGATATTTTCAGCCAGGGTGTAGCCGCCATTATCGGTGATATGCTACAAATTGTGGTAATTCTGGGAGTAATGCTTTACATAGACTGGAAACTCACGCTGGTCAGCTTATCTACCCTCCCTCTGCTCATCATAAGCACATATGTATTCAAAGAAAAAATCAAGGTAGCGTTTAATGAAGTCCGTAATGCTGTCTCTAACCTCAACTCCTTTGTACAGGAGCATATCACCGGCATGAGCATTGTACAAATCTTTGGTAGTGAGAAACTGGAGTATGATCGGTTTACGGAGATCAACGAAGAGCACAAACAGGCACATCTTAAGTCGGTCATGTACTATTCAGTCTATTATCCGGTAGCTGAAGTGATACAGGCGACGGGTATAGGATTACTGGTTTGGTATGGTGCCCGTGGCGTACTGCATGAGGATGTCACTATTGGTATATTGGTGGCTTTTATCATGTATATTAATATGTTCTTCCGTCCTATACGGCAAATTGCCGACCGGTTTAATACTCTTCAATTAGGTATCGTAAGCTCTTCGCGTATCCTGAAGATTCTGGATAGTGATGAGCATATTCCAAACAACGGAACCTATACTCCGGACAATATAGAAGGACACGTAGTCTTCCGCAATGTTTGGTTTGCCTATAACGATCGTGACTATGTATTGAAAGATATAAATTTTGAAGTAAAGGCTGGAGATACATTAGCCCTGGTAGGTGCTACCGGAGCAGGCAAATCGTCTATCATCAATCTTCTTAACCGCTTTTATGATATTAAGCGGGGAGAAATTTTAGTAGATGGTGTTGAGATCAAAGAATATGACCTTAATCTGTTGCGCCATCATATTGGCCTGGTATTACAGGATGTGTTTCTTTTTTCAGACACCATTGAAAAGAATATAACTTTAGGAAACCCTAACATCAGCCGGGAGAAAGTGATGGAAGCTGCTGAATTGGTAGGTGCCTGGAAGTTTATAGAACGTCTGCCCGGAGGGCTTGATTATAATGTAATGGAAAGAGGGGCAACATTATCCGTAGGTCAACGGCAGCTCATTTCTTTTGTCCGTGCCATGGTATATGATCCCAAAATCATTGTGTTGGATGAAGCCACTTCTTCAGTAGATACTGAGACAGAAGAATTGATACAGGAGGCCATAACCAAACTCATGAAGGGCAGGACTTCTATTGTGATTGCCCACCGACTTTCTACCATCCAAAGTGCCAGCCAGATTATGGTGCTTGACCACGGAGAAATTAAAGAGAGAGGCACACATCAGGAACTCCTGGATCTTAAAGGATATTATGCCCAACTGCATCGTTTGCAGTATAAAGAGGTAGTGTAA
- the truA gene encoding tRNA pseudouridine(38-40) synthase TruA produces MRYFIKIKYKGTQYHGWQIQANATSIQAVLSLALSQILREDISLSGSGRTDTGVHALQQYAHFDTTRTLNLQEHMHKFNALLPHDISIQEILPVKDEAHSRFDAYQRSYQYHIHQHKDPFLHEFSYLFRPELDLDRMNLSATWLVTGKERDYACFSKSRSSQETSLCRIDHAEWVRIDPYRLVFHITANRFLRNMVRAIVGTMLDIGTHKMSHGGFEAILHSKDRKKAGRSVPAQGLYLSQVNYPGEIFL; encoded by the coding sequence TTGCGTTATTTTATAAAAATTAAGTACAAAGGAACACAATACCACGGATGGCAAATACAGGCCAATGCCACAAGCATTCAGGCCGTGCTGAGCCTTGCCCTAAGCCAGATTCTGAGAGAAGATATCAGCCTGAGTGGTAGCGGCCGTACCGATACCGGGGTTCATGCTTTACAGCAATACGCACATTTTGATACTACGCGAACGCTAAACCTTCAGGAGCATATGCATAAATTCAACGCATTGCTTCCTCATGATATTTCCATTCAGGAGATTCTGCCAGTAAAAGATGAGGCACACAGCCGTTTTGATGCCTATCAACGTAGTTATCAATACCATATTCATCAGCATAAAGATCCTTTTCTACATGAATTCAGTTATCTTTTTCGGCCTGAACTTGATCTTGACCGCATGAATCTCTCTGCGACCTGGCTAGTTACGGGCAAAGAGCGAGATTATGCCTGTTTTAGTAAATCAAGAAGCAGTCAGGAAACTTCTTTATGCCGTATAGACCATGCTGAGTGGGTAAGGATTGATCCTTACAGGCTGGTCTTCCATATTACAGCCAACCGTTTTCTCAGAAATATGGTAAGAGCCATTGTGGGTACCATGCTGGATATTGGAACTCATAAGATGAGTCATGGTGGTTTTGAAGCAATTTTACACAGCAAAGATCGTAAAAAAGCCGGACGATCTGTTCCCGCCCAGGGCTTATACCTTAGCCAGGTGAATTATCCGGGTGAAATTTTTCTTTAG
- a CDS encoding Na/Pi symporter has protein sequence MITNPGSKIVSAVKFIEAEVKVIEQNSKRDTLMVAGKALIVLLAVLLFLLSLDIMGNSFLSLRQTAAETILTVTSNPFVGLFIGLLLTAIIQSSSTSTAMIVALVGSGALSLSSAVPIVMGANIGTTLTSTIVSLGFITSKREFRKAISAGSIHDIYNVILTIILFPLEYYDQLLSRMSSTMASWLVSLSSDSRAAGPVTELEHWSPGAYLTEAVDNTWLLVLLSFVLLFVAIKIMSQIIYSSLIGKSKDHMQDYIFSNPYKSFAWGSVLTAAVQSSSITTSLMVPLVATGKVPLQKSFPFIIGANIGTTVTALIAALFKSEAAISIALVHFLFNSFGVLIFLPYKPLRRIPGLLAGRFGKLTQRNRLIGFLYIVLMFFLLPFLLIYLNRLT, from the coding sequence TTGATCACAAATCCAGGAAGTAAAATTGTGTCGGCTGTCAAATTCATAGAGGCAGAGGTGAAAGTTATCGAACAAAATAGTAAGAGGGACACGCTGATGGTAGCCGGAAAGGCTTTGATCGTCTTGTTGGCGGTTTTGCTTTTTTTGCTCTCGTTAGATATCATGGGAAATTCATTCCTGTCGTTGCGGCAGACTGCGGCAGAAACCATACTTACTGTTACTTCCAATCCCTTCGTAGGATTATTCATCGGACTTCTGCTTACTGCCATTATTCAGAGTAGCTCTACCAGTACGGCGATGATCGTGGCACTGGTGGGTTCAGGTGCGTTGAGCCTTTCCTCAGCAGTACCTATTGTGATGGGTGCCAATATTGGTACCACACTCACCAGTACCATCGTCTCTCTGGGTTTTATCACCAGCAAGCGGGAATTCAGAAAAGCCATTAGCGCAGGTTCCATTCATGATATTTACAATGTGATCCTTACCATCATTTTATTTCCACTGGAATATTATGATCAGTTACTGTCTCGTATGAGTAGTACGATGGCTTCCTGGCTGGTAAGCCTTTCTTCTGATTCCAGGGCGGCAGGACCAGTAACAGAACTTGAACACTGGAGCCCGGGAGCTTATCTGACTGAAGCAGTAGATAATACATGGCTTCTGGTTTTACTTTCTTTTGTGCTCCTGTTTGTTGCGATCAAAATCATGTCGCAGATCATTTATAGTTCTTTGATCGGCAAATCTAAGGACCATATGCAGGATTATATCTTTAGCAATCCTTACAAATCATTTGCCTGGGGAAGCGTGCTTACAGCAGCAGTACAATCCAGTTCTATCACCACCTCTTTGATGGTACCTTTGGTGGCTACCGGCAAAGTACCTTTACAGAAGTCTTTCCCTTTTATCATCGGTGCCAATATCGGCACGACGGTCACAGCATTAATTGCAGCGCTTTTCAAATCGGAAGCAGCCATCAGTATAGCGCTGGTACATTTCCTGTTCAACTCTTTTGGCGTACTTATTTTTCTTCCTTATAAACCTCTCCGCCGTATTCCGGGCTTGCTGGCCGGACGTTTTGGAAAGCTTACGCAGCGCAATCGCCTGATAGGCTTTTTGTACATTGTACTGATGTTCTTCTTGCTCCCTTTCCTCCTTATCTACCTTAACAGACTTACCTGA
- a CDS encoding phosphoglycerol geranylgeranyltransferase, producing MKTNIYRSFSDSQAEGKKSFAVLIDPDKIDGQAACMQLVTMGMANQVNYFLVGGSLITGNNFGQVVRLIKDHTDIPVVIFPGSSMHIEPDADAILFLSLISGRNPDLLIGQHVVAAPVLKRSNLEVLPTGYMLVDSGNPTTVSYMSNTMPIPGDKPSVAACTAVAGEMLGLKLIYMDAGSGAEQPVSGKMISMVRKSVNIPLIVGGGINNAHKAARAYEAGADTIVIGNGIEKNPNLLVEVAELTNRYNQQMKV from the coding sequence ATGAAGACTAATATATATCGTAGTTTTTCAGACAGTCAGGCAGAAGGAAAAAAAAGCTTTGCTGTACTCATTGATCCGGATAAGATCGACGGACAAGCTGCTTGTATGCAGCTTGTCACAATGGGTATGGCAAATCAGGTGAACTATTTCCTGGTAGGAGGTAGCCTGATTACCGGCAATAATTTTGGTCAGGTAGTACGGCTGATCAAAGACCATACGGATATCCCGGTAGTCATCTTTCCCGGAAGCAGTATGCACATTGAACCGGATGCAGATGCCATTCTTTTCCTTTCACTCATCTCTGGCAGAAATCCTGATCTTCTGATTGGCCAGCATGTCGTTGCGGCACCAGTGCTCAAGCGGAGCAATCTGGAAGTATTACCGACTGGCTATATGTTGGTTGACTCAGGTAATCCTACTACAGTTTCTTATATGAGCAATACCATGCCTATTCCGGGTGATAAGCCTTCAGTGGCAGCCTGTACCGCAGTAGCCGGAGAGATGTTGGGGCTAAAACTGATCTATATGGATGCCGGAAGCGGTGCAGAGCAGCCCGTGAGTGGCAAAATGATCAGTATGGTAAGAAAATCTGTGAACATACCGCTTATTGTAGGAGGAGGAATTAACAATGCCCACAAAGCGGCCCGTGCGTATGAAGCAGGCGCAGATACTATTGTCATAGGCAATGGCATAGAGAAGAATCCAAATCTTCTGGTAGAAGTTGCCGAACTTACCAACCGCTATAATCAGCAGATGAAGGTATAG
- a CDS encoding sugar phosphate isomerase/epimerase family protein, whose amino-acid sequence MSVISRRQMLRNSAAVAGILSSAPLLSLFASEKRTYRIGACDWSIGHHSEVEAMATAHKIGLDGVQISLGKAENNMHLRQKEVRQAYKEAAKKYGVKVSSLAIGELNQVPYKSAPETVEWVSDSIDVAQAMDVSVILLAFFGNGDLKNDAQGTQEVIKRLKDVAPKAEKKGIILGIESWLSADEHLEIIEAVGSPNVRVYYDVANSHKMGYDIYEEMQRLGSEYICEVHAKENGYLLGKGAVDFERVKAILDDINYQGWVIIEGAIPEGMEMLEAYQANCQYVQSVFNPS is encoded by the coding sequence ATGTCAGTCATTTCCCGTCGGCAAATGCTCAGAAATTCTGCGGCAGTGGCAGGTATTCTCTCCAGTGCACCCCTTCTTTCCCTTTTTGCTTCTGAAAAGCGTACCTACCGTATTGGGGCCTGCGACTGGTCTATCGGTCATCACAGCGAGGTGGAGGCAATGGCTACCGCGCATAAGATTGGCCTGGATGGGGTGCAGATCAGCCTGGGCAAAGCAGAAAACAACATGCACCTGCGTCAAAAGGAAGTGCGGCAGGCTTATAAAGAGGCTGCTAAAAAGTATGGCGTAAAAGTTTCCAGCCTCGCCATTGGCGAACTGAATCAGGTGCCCTACAAGTCCGCTCCCGAAACTGTAGAATGGGTGAGCGACAGCATTGACGTAGCCCAAGCGATGGATGTATCGGTGATCCTATTGGCCTTCTTCGGCAATGGTGATCTGAAGAACGATGCTCAGGGCACCCAAGAAGTCATTAAGCGATTAAAGGACGTAGCCCCTAAAGCTGAAAAGAAAGGTATCATTTTGGGTATTGAATCCTGGCTGAGTGCCGATGAGCATCTGGAAATCATAGAAGCTGTAGGCTCTCCCAACGTACGGGTCTATTATGATGTAGCCAATTCCCACAAAATGGGCTACGACATCTACGAAGAAATGCAGCGTCTGGGCAGCGAATACATCTGCGAAGTGCATGCCAAAGAAAATGGCTACCTGCTGGGAAAAGGAGCAGTTGATTTTGAAAGAGTAAAAGCGATCCTGGATGATATCAATTACCAGGGCTGGGTGATCATAGAAGGGGCCATACCGGAAGGCATGGAAATGCTGGAAGCCTATCAAGCCAATTGTCAATATGTGCAATCCGTATTTAATCCAAGCTGA
- a CDS encoding PVC-type heme-binding CxxCH protein, which produces MQKYTLLPLLILLFACAPEPEDLIQEEPELYLPDDLQATVWAESPQFFNPTNIDVDIRGRVWVAEAVNYRDFNNHEGHKAHEQGDRIMILEDLDGDGKSDTSKVFVQDPDLRSPLGIAVLGKQIVVSCAPNIIIYTDEDGDDQPDHKEVLLTGFGGLDHDHGLHSVIAGPDGKWYFNTGNAGPHMVTDQSGWNLRAGSVYTGGTPYNDENTPAMRSDDGRIWTGGMALRVNPDGTGLEVLAHNFRNSYEVAVDSYGDLWQNDNDDQKDANRTTWLMRGANAGFFSADGSRTWQADRRPEQSIQEAHWHQHDPGVLPAGDIYGSGSPTGVVMYEGDALGEKYRGMFLSADAGRNVVFGYQTEADGAGFALQRSNLISSVNESTEGYRWYEVDENKRKWFRPSDVALGPDGAIYVADWNDPIVGGHQMHDKQGYGKIYRITPKNKALALPEIDLSTTEGQLQALKSPTINVRNQGFVKLREQGETVIEEVKALLTAKNPYHQARAVWLLSQLGEQGIQEVEKVLQHDNVRHDSVQLRITAYRALQQAKPKDWLAYADQLAEDPSIAVRREVALSLRDVPLNQSKNLILKLIASYEGDDPWYLEALGIAMDGKEQKLYPELLAKFGDEKPEAWSEAFAKLVWRIHPPQSVQALKARILSSELTSEQQQQAMVALAFVTSQEAAQAMLEIDRSAPADLKKQSLWWLQFRKTNDWRVYLQDWKAPTDYLPEAHPELLALKKQLSDTALSLEKQLVSAEQLMDSKAGRWHLLQMIDRLEEDVKDTISTTLIPQLLQSEDLYLKAVARHYLPDEKSASTYDSEELLSLAVNAENGKTLFYQNCTTCHKMGKAGQEIGPELTNIHRKYDQVGMLEGVVHPDAAVAFGYEPWLVSTRDGGIVYGLMLSDGPVITLMDMYGRQYILEQNLVEDKKQFNFSPMPSPADFSLSEQQVADLSAFLLQVDI; this is translated from the coding sequence ATGCAAAAGTATACTCTCCTGCCACTGCTTATCCTTCTGTTTGCCTGCGCCCCTGAGCCGGAAGATCTTATTCAGGAAGAACCTGAGCTTTATCTGCCCGATGACCTTCAGGCCACCGTCTGGGCTGAATCGCCTCAGTTTTTCAATCCCACCAACATAGATGTAGACATCAGAGGAAGGGTATGGGTGGCCGAAGCGGTTAATTACCGGGATTTTAATAACCATGAAGGACACAAGGCCCATGAGCAGGGTGACCGTATCATGATTCTGGAAGATCTGGATGGAGACGGGAAAAGCGATACCTCCAAAGTCTTTGTGCAGGACCCTGACCTGCGTTCACCTTTGGGCATCGCTGTACTGGGTAAGCAGATTGTCGTTTCCTGTGCTCCCAACATCATCATCTATACCGATGAGGATGGAGACGATCAGCCCGATCATAAGGAAGTACTGCTTACCGGCTTTGGCGGTCTGGACCATGACCACGGCCTGCATTCGGTCATTGCCGGACCGGATGGTAAGTGGTACTTCAATACCGGAAATGCCGGACCGCACATGGTGACAGATCAAAGCGGCTGGAATCTGAGAGCTGGTAGCGTCTATACCGGAGGTACACCCTATAACGATGAAAACACCCCTGCCATGCGCAGTGACGACGGTCGCATCTGGACAGGTGGTATGGCACTCAGGGTAAATCCCGATGGAACAGGTTTGGAAGTATTGGCGCACAACTTCCGCAATTCCTACGAGGTAGCTGTGGATTCCTATGGCGACCTCTGGCAAAACGACAATGACGATCAGAAAGATGCCAACCGCACCACCTGGCTGATGCGCGGTGCAAATGCTGGCTTCTTCTCAGCCGATGGTTCCCGTACCTGGCAGGCTGACCGACGCCCCGAGCAGAGCATACAGGAAGCCCACTGGCACCAGCATGATCCGGGAGTATTGCCAGCAGGAGATATTTACGGCTCAGGCTCGCCTACCGGTGTGGTGATGTATGAGGGAGATGCACTAGGAGAAAAGTACAGGGGCATGTTCCTCAGTGCCGATGCCGGACGCAATGTGGTCTTCGGCTACCAGACAGAAGCCGATGGAGCAGGCTTTGCGTTGCAGCGAAGTAATCTGATCAGTTCGGTCAACGAGTCAACCGAAGGCTACCGCTGGTATGAAGTGGATGAAAACAAGCGCAAATGGTTTCGTCCCAGCGATGTGGCCCTTGGGCCAGATGGGGCTATCTATGTGGCCGACTGGAACGACCCCATCGTAGGTGGCCATCAGATGCATGACAAGCAGGGCTACGGAAAAATCTACCGTATTACACCTAAAAATAAAGCTTTGGCTCTCCCTGAGATTGACCTGAGTACTACCGAAGGTCAGTTGCAGGCGTTGAAAAGTCCCACGATCAATGTACGCAATCAGGGCTTTGTGAAGTTGAGGGAACAGGGAGAAACAGTGATAGAAGAAGTCAAAGCTTTGTTGACAGCCAAAAATCCTTACCATCAGGCAAGAGCCGTTTGGTTGCTTAGTCAATTAGGAGAGCAAGGTATTCAGGAGGTGGAAAAAGTACTTCAGCATGACAATGTTCGGCATGACAGTGTACAGCTCAGGATTACGGCTTACAGAGCATTGCAGCAGGCAAAGCCCAAAGACTGGCTGGCTTATGCTGATCAACTCGCTGAAGATCCGTCTATAGCAGTCAGGCGGGAGGTGGCGCTATCGCTTAGAGATGTGCCGCTAAATCAGAGTAAAAACCTGATCCTGAAACTCATCGCCAGCTACGAGGGCGATGATCCCTGGTACCTGGAAGCTCTGGGCATAGCGATGGATGGTAAAGAGCAAAAGCTTTATCCTGAACTGCTGGCAAAGTTTGGCGATGAAAAGCCTGAGGCCTGGAGTGAAGCATTTGCAAAGCTAGTCTGGCGCATCCATCCTCCCCAGTCGGTACAGGCTTTAAAGGCAAGAATATTATCCTCTGAGCTTACATCTGAACAACAACAGCAGGCAATGGTGGCATTGGCATTTGTCACTAGCCAGGAAGCTGCCCAGGCCATGCTGGAGATTGACCGTAGCGCCCCAGCCGACTTAAAAAAGCAGTCGCTCTGGTGGTTGCAGTTTAGGAAGACCAATGATTGGAGAGTTTATCTGCAAGACTGGAAAGCCCCCACCGACTACCTACCCGAAGCACATCCTGAATTATTAGCTTTGAAGAAACAACTTTCAGATACTGCTTTGAGTCTGGAAAAGCAATTGGTGTCGGCTGAGCAATTGATGGATAGCAAGGCAGGACGCTGGCATCTGTTACAGATGATAGACAGGCTGGAAGAAGATGTGAAAGATACCATCAGCACAACGCTCATTCCTCAACTTCTGCAAAGCGAAGACCTTTATCTGAAAGCCGTAGCCCGGCACTATCTGCCTGATGAAAAAAGTGCATCTACCTACGACAGCGAGGAACTTCTATCCTTAGCTGTCAATGCTGAAAATGGGAAAACCTTATTCTATCAGAACTGTACTACCTGCCATAAAATGGGAAAGGCCGGGCAGGAGATTGGTCCGGAACTAACGAACATCCATCGCAAGTACGATCAAGTGGGTATGCTGGAAGGGGTGGTTC